AGTATCTAGGTAATTATTGAAAAATACATTAACGACACACATTTGTATGCGCCCCATTAAATCCTAAGGTAATATTAAGAATAATCTAATCATTACAACTACCTTTATACCTAACAAATGTATTTCAGATTGCGAGAAACTGAAATTTAGACTAGTTTCTCAATCTAAGTGTCCTTCAAATTAAGACAAAGGAATTTCCAATTATGGCAACGAAAACCGCTAGTACCCCAGATCACGACTATCAACAAATGATCGCAAAAGTTGATGCATTAAATAAGGTACAGGCCGTTATTGAATTTACATTAGACGGCACAATCGTGACCGCCAATGATAATTTTCTCAACGCAATGGGTTACACATTGGAAGAAGTTGTAGGCAAGCACCATAGCATGTTTGCAGAAGCTGGCTATGCGAATACCGCTGAATACGCTGCATTTTGGCAGCAGTTAAACCAAGGCGAATTTGTCACAGGTGAATTCAAACGTATCGGCAAAGATGGTCAGCCAGTTTGGATCCAAGCATCGTACAATCCAATTTTCAACGAAGAAGGCAAAGCCACAGGTGTTGTAAAGTTTGCAACTGATATCACCGAGCAAAAAATAGCGGCGGCGAACTTTCAAGGTCAAATTGATGCTATCAGTAAATCTCAAGCGGTAATTGAATTTAATATGGATGGCACCATTATCACGGCGAATGATAACTTCCTTAATGCCATGGGTTACAGTTTAGTCGAAGTGCAGGGTAAGCATCATAGTATCTTTGCTGACCCTGAGTACGCTAACAGTCTAGAGTACAAGCTGTTTTGGGAAAAACTAGGCCGCGGTGAATTTGAAGCAGGTGAATACCGACGTGTCGGTAAGAATGGGAAAGAAGTTTGGATTCAAGCTTCCTACAACCCAATATTAGATATGGAAGGCAAGCCATTTAAAGTGGTTAAGTATGCCTCAGATATTACAGCACAAAAATTACAAGCGGCTAATTTCTCAGGCCAGATTGACGCTATTGGTAAATCACAAGCCGTGATTGAGTTTGAATTAGACGGCACCATTATTGAAGCCAATGAAAACTTTTTAATGACCATGGGCTATACACTGGCTGAAGTGAAAGGTAAACATCACAGCATGTTTGCAGAGCCGGAAGTTGCAGGCAGTGCTGAATATCAGCAATTTTGGCAAAAACTAGGTCAAGGTCAGTTCGACTCAGGTGAATACCGCCGTTTAGGTAAGTTTGGTAAAGAGGTTTGGATTCAAGCTTCATATAACCCAATTTTAGACATGAACGGTAAGCCGTTTAAAGTGGTTAAGTATGCCACTGATATTACCCAGCGCAAACAAGCGATATCAGAAATCAAAGACAGCATTATGTCGTTATCGGAAGGAGATTTAACCAACCGTATTGACGCTGATCTAGGTGAAGAATTCAGCGTGTTAGGTGATTCAATGAATTCCTTGCTGGATAACTTAAACGATATGATGAGCACGATTCGCGATGCAGCTGATCATGTGTTCCACTCTTCGCGTGAGCTAGCGGTAGGTAACAGTGAGTTAAGTCAACGTACTGAATCTCAAGCGGCAAGTCTTGAGGAAACTGCCTCAGCAATGGAAGAACTGACTTCTACGGTTCAGCAAAATGCCAATAACGCAACGGAAGCTACTAAACTTTCTACTGTGGCGATGAGTAAAGCCAGTGATGGTGGCGACGTGGTTAACAATGCGATTGCTGCGATGCAGGCTATTGAAAAGTCTAGCAAGAAAATCTCTGACATCATCGGTGTTATTGATGAAATTGCATTCCAAACAAACCTACTTGCACTAAACGCCGCGGTTGAAGCCGCACGCGCTGGCGAACAAGGCCGCGGTTTTGCAGTTGTTGCAAGTGAAGTTCGTAACTTAGCACAGCGCAGTGCGTCTGCGGCGAAAGAAATCAAAGGTTTGATTAGCGACAGTGTTGATGCGGTTAATCAAGGTAGCAAGCTTGTCGATGATACAGGCAAGACATTTAGCGATGTTATCGGCGCGGTACAAGAAGTGGTTACCATGATTTCGGATATCGACTCTGCAAGTCGCGAACAAGCGGTTGGCATTAGCGAAGTGAGCAATGCGGTTTCGCAAATGGATTCGATGACACAGCAAAATGCCGCATTAGTTGAAGAAGCGACAGCGGCTAGCCGTTCGATGGAAGAGAAAGCGCAAGACTTACTTGAGCAAGTATCAAATTTCGAAACGGATGAAGCTTTACAAAGCCCAGTATTAAAGCCTGAAGTGACGCGCGCAAAAGACTTTAACCCGCGTCCTAAGCCGGCAGCGCGTTTACGCAAGCCAGTAGTTAATGAGTGGGAAGACTTCTAATTATCGTTTTAAAATAGCTAATAAACTAAGATAGTTAGCAAAATATCAAAAAAAGCCATCATCGAGTATTATCGATGATGGCTTTTTTAATTCATATGTTTTAGCTGGCAGTTACTAGTTGCTATTTAATACCAAATTGAATAATTATTTGATCACTCAGCGAGAATTTAAAGGCTCATAGACAAGGTTTGACGTGTAGAGAATGGTTATTCCCCTTTTTTTGAACGAAAAGCAAACGCCATAACGCAGTATATGTGCCTTTAAAACTCGCCCTTGGGAATGCATAAGCAGCATGATAACTGCACAAAATTCACTTGATGTAGAACGACTATATCGTCATAAATTTCGTTTGTTCTAATACTGCTTATGTCATTCTGAGAGGCTAAATAATTAATCAAATTGGTATAAGGCCAGTTTTATTCGTTATCAGCTAATAACTTAGGTGACGTGACCAAAATCTCATAGGGTAAAGGCTCAGCTAATAAATCTTCATCAATACTGAGTGATTGAAAGCCTTGTTTTTGGAAGTAGGCCGAAATTTCTGAACTCGTTGCGGTTTGCTCAGTTAACTTCATGGCTTGATAGTAAGCTTTATCTTCAGCCAACTCACATTCTTCTGGGTCGATAAAAAAGTGCATTGGCATCGCCATTAACCAAATCGACTGCGCTTTTGAGTATTCGTTTGCAAGGTAGTTTAGGATTGCTTTACCTAAACCTTTACCTTGGTATGCTGGCAAAACGCTAATCGCCTCTAGCATAATGTGCTGGGTTGCCTTTTTACTCTCTTGTTTTACTGAAAGTTGCTCACTAAGGTCAGCTTTTACATTGTGCCCTTTAAAAAATAAGTTTAATGGCAGCTCCCAATCTGTGGCACCTAGTTCTTCAAGTGCTTCACAGCTTTGTAGTGCATTGCGATGCTTGTTGATGGTTAGTAGCTCTAATTCAACTTTGGCGATAAGTTGATCGCCATCTAATACATTTAGCTCTTGATAAAGCTGCCATTCAAAATTTGTTTTAATCTCTGGCGATTGCAGGGAAAAGGTATAGTCGGTCATGAATTTGCCTTGTGCTTACTTATCTTTTTGTCCCCAGATTTGCTCTGGTTTAAGTTTCAATGTTTTGCGCTCATCTGACTTCATGCTGTCATCGCGTTGATTACTGGCATTTGGATTCACATAAACTTTACTTTTGTTTGGTCGTGCGCCTTGTTTCGCCAATTTGTCAGTTTTACTCTTTTTATTGGTAACAGCACTTTTGGGCTTGCCAGCATGCTTATTAGGTTGAGTATTTGCTGAGCTTTCCTGGTGGTCAGCGACAGCAGAGTTTTTGATTGGTCGCTGTTTTTGCTGGATTGCCGTTAACAAGTTACGCAATATTTGATCTTTACATTGACGAAAATGTTTGTGATCAGGCTTTCTAAAAAATGCACTTAGTTCAGCTTTACCTAAATTAAAATCAACTGATTTTAGTAAAGCTAATATATCTTCAGCTTTCAGTGATAAGGCAATTTTTATCTTAGTTAAAATTAAATTATTGCTAAGTTGCTTTTCGTTGACTGGCGTTTTCCCATCTTTTTTACCGCGATTTTTAACTACCCAGCCATTTAGGAAACCAGCTAATTTTTGATCAGACAGGTTAACTTGATCTTTATCGTCGTCTTTTCTTAACCAGTTGACTACTTGCTCGGTGGTCACACCAACATCTGCCAGTGCAAAAATGTCGCAAATCTGCTTGTCTGTGAAGTTATAGGTGAAACGCAGTCGGCGCAGAATATCGTTATTAGTCACTCGTTAATCTCATGAAAAGGGTAAACGCGTATTTTAGCATGAAATTGGTGATGCGCGCTTAACTTTGTAGCGCTACGATATTTTTACGCTATGGAATTGGATGTAATTAATTATCAAGTACTAGCAACTTCTTTACGTAAATCATAGATACATTTATCGCACTTTGCTTTTAGACACTTAGAGAGCTGTTCATGTTCAGTGAACACTTTAGCGACGCTAAAAGAAATCCCTTCTAGCAACTGTGTGTGATTTACAATGGGCATTAATGTGCATTGGTAAATATGGGGATTATGCACGGTGCTTATGTGAAATGAATCAATACGCAACTGGGTTAGCAGTTTAAGTGCGTTTAGTTTGATGCGTTTTAATTGTTGAACACAGATATGACTGGTTAAGTCTTCGAAACTATCTACAGGGCCCGCTGCTGGGTTCAAAATAGTGCTTGTGTTATAGCAACTGATTTTCCCGGTGCTGAAGTGATAGGCGCCAACTAGCACATCAAGTTCAGCAAGGTGCTGCTTAGTATCATTGAACGCATGATTATCTAGCACTTTAATAAAGGCATTTTTACCTGAATTTACGCTTTGTTCTCGTGTAGTAAAACCTTTTGTGCCATATCGCAGCCAGTCTTCATCAACCGCTAAACTGCGGGCGAGTTTGGTTAAAGAGTGCGAGCTGATGTTGTCGGTAGCAAACCATTTGTAAATTGATTGTCGGCTAATGTTAGTAAGCCGAGATAACTGCGAAATTGAGATGTTGCGCTCTGCCAACAACTTTTTCAGTCGGGAAGAAAACTTATGTGCCATAAACTTCAGGCTAGTACTTTTGCTTATTATTATGATACTCGGCTGCTGGTCGCTAATCTTGATCTGCGTCAACCTGCTTTGGCTTTTTAGTATAAAATGTAAGGGTTTTCATGGCTTAGACTGTAAGGTGTCAAGTTATAGTTGACACATTGGCAGCGATTTGACGATTGTCAGATAAATTTACAAGCTAGCGCATCACTTCTACATTATTTAATGGCAGTTGAAAGGATGTCACGAGAAGTAAAGTTAGCCCATGATGACGTACTCATATCAGTTACGGATACCGAAAGCCATATCACTTATGCGAACCAAAAGTTTTGTGATATAGCGGGATTTACGGAAGATGAATTAGCCAATCAACCACATAATATCGTTCGCCATAGCGAGATGCCCAAAGCGGCGTTTGCCAATATGTGGCAGTATATAGAAAATGGCGAATCATGGATGGGACCGGTTAAAAACCGCTGTAAAAATGGTGATTACTACTGGGTAAATGCCTTTGTTACGCCGATTAAAGATCAGCAAGGTAAAATTGTTGAATACCAATCGGTACGCACCCAACCTGATCCAGAGGTTGTCGAACGAGCGAGCAAAACCTATCAACAGCTTAACCAAGATAAGTTGCCAGCCAAATTAAAATTCTGTACTGATGCCACACGCTGGGTGCAATGGCTACTGCCGTTAATACTACTCTACTTACTTACATTACCTTTCTTTTTCCCACAACTTACTGCAGCGATGCTACCACTGGTGTTAGTTGTGGCTGCGACAGTCGGTGTGTTTTCGTACTGGCGAATAAAATACCGCACCATGGTCAAAGCGACCAAAGAAGTGTACGACAACCCACTGATGAATTATCTATACGCCGGCACAACTGATGACATAGGCTCAGTGATTTTAGCGTTAAAAATGCGTAAAGCTGAATTAAATGCTGTGGTAGGGCGAGTGTGTGATGTCTCTACTCAGGTTACCGAAACCGCTAATGATTGCCATCAACTAGGTCAACAAGCATCAACGGCTTGTAGTGAGCAAAACCGTGAAACATCGCAAGTTTCGCAAGCGATAAAAGAGCTTTCCGACACCATAAACGATATTTCAACTACGGTTAAACAAGGTGCGCAGGCAAGTGAGCAAGGCATGCAACTTTCGCAGCTTAGCCAATCTACCGTGACGGATATGCTCGGCGCAATCGATGCATTGTCACAACATTTGTCATGTGTTGGCGGCACGATAGAACGATTAATTACCGGTACAAATTCGATCGAAACGGTATTGACTGAAATTAGTGGTATTGCGGATCAAACTAATCTACTTGCGTTA
The nucleotide sequence above comes from Thalassotalea euphylliae. Encoded proteins:
- a CDS encoding methyl-accepting chemotaxis protein produces the protein MATKTASTPDHDYQQMIAKVDALNKVQAVIEFTLDGTIVTANDNFLNAMGYTLEEVVGKHHSMFAEAGYANTAEYAAFWQQLNQGEFVTGEFKRIGKDGQPVWIQASYNPIFNEEGKATGVVKFATDITEQKIAAANFQGQIDAISKSQAVIEFNMDGTIITANDNFLNAMGYSLVEVQGKHHSIFADPEYANSLEYKLFWEKLGRGEFEAGEYRRVGKNGKEVWIQASYNPILDMEGKPFKVVKYASDITAQKLQAANFSGQIDAIGKSQAVIEFELDGTIIEANENFLMTMGYTLAEVKGKHHSMFAEPEVAGSAEYQQFWQKLGQGQFDSGEYRRLGKFGKEVWIQASYNPILDMNGKPFKVVKYATDITQRKQAISEIKDSIMSLSEGDLTNRIDADLGEEFSVLGDSMNSLLDNLNDMMSTIRDAADHVFHSSRELAVGNSELSQRTESQAASLEETASAMEELTSTVQQNANNATEATKLSTVAMSKASDGGDVVNNAIAAMQAIEKSSKKISDIIGVIDEIAFQTNLLALNAAVEAARAGEQGRGFAVVASEVRNLAQRSASAAKEIKGLISDSVDAVNQGSKLVDDTGKTFSDVIGAVQEVVTMISDIDSASREQAVGISEVSNAVSQMDSMTQQNAALVEEATAASRSMEEKAQDLLEQVSNFETDEALQSPVLKPEVTRAKDFNPRPKPAARLRKPVVNEWEDF
- a CDS encoding GNAT family N-acetyltransferase — translated: MTDYTFSLQSPEIKTNFEWQLYQELNVLDGDQLIAKVELELLTINKHRNALQSCEALEELGATDWELPLNLFFKGHNVKADLSEQLSVKQESKKATQHIMLEAISVLPAYQGKGLGKAILNYLANEYSKAQSIWLMAMPMHFFIDPEECELAEDKAYYQAMKLTEQTATSSEISAYFQKQGFQSLSIDEDLLAEPLPYEILVTSPKLLADNE
- a CDS encoding DUF1456 family protein is translated as MTNNDILRRLRFTYNFTDKQICDIFALADVGVTTEQVVNWLRKDDDKDQVNLSDQKLAGFLNGWVVKNRGKKDGKTPVNEKQLSNNLILTKIKIALSLKAEDILALLKSVDFNLGKAELSAFFRKPDHKHFRQCKDQILRNLLTAIQQKQRPIKNSAVADHQESSANTQPNKHAGKPKSAVTNKKSKTDKLAKQGARPNKSKVYVNPNASNQRDDSMKSDERKTLKLKPEQIWGQKDK
- a CDS encoding helix-turn-helix domain-containing protein yields the protein MAHKFSSRLKKLLAERNISISQLSRLTNISRQSIYKWFATDNISSHSLTKLARSLAVDEDWLRYGTKGFTTREQSVNSGKNAFIKVLDNHAFNDTKQHLAELDVLVGAYHFSTGKISCYNTSTILNPAAGPVDSFEDLTSHICVQQLKRIKLNALKLLTQLRIDSFHISTVHNPHIYQCTLMPIVNHTQLLEGISFSVAKVFTEHEQLSKCLKAKCDKCIYDLRKEVAST
- a CDS encoding methyl-accepting chemotaxis protein, with protein sequence MSREVKLAHDDVLISVTDTESHITYANQKFCDIAGFTEDELANQPHNIVRHSEMPKAAFANMWQYIENGESWMGPVKNRCKNGDYYWVNAFVTPIKDQQGKIVEYQSVRTQPDPEVVERASKTYQQLNQDKLPAKLKFCTDATRWVQWLLPLILLYLLTLPFFFPQLTAAMLPLVLVVAATVGVFSYWRIKYRTMVKATKEVYDNPLMNYLYAGTTDDIGSVILALKMRKAELNAVVGRVCDVSTQVTETANDCHQLGQQASTACSEQNRETSQVSQAIKELSDTINDISTTVKQGAQASEQGMQLSQLSQSTVTDMLGAIDALSQHLSCVGGTIERLITGTNSIETVLTEISGIADQTNLLALNAAIEAARAGEQGRGFSVVAEEVRALAIRTQSSTEEINSLLSQIKTESAGAIKEMNEGGDLSATCVELATATKQALTDINNEVHRLSTHSVDISVNVEQQAVVAEQISHNLQSISAMSSDTDEHSKSACQLNLNLLHRISDQQRLVGQFLN